A genome region from Hevea brasiliensis isolate MT/VB/25A 57/8 chromosome 9, ASM3005281v1, whole genome shotgun sequence includes the following:
- the LOC110646837 gene encoding putative RING-H2 finger protein ATL21B encodes MAVLGLFFFLFFIKISHTVQLCEDSCSPRGPEVRFPFGLDGRGCNYPGFNLSCNETGQTILNLPRSGNFIVKSIDYRNQEVRITDPGHCFAQRLLNNFSLSGSSFDTVSYKAFSFLNCSSNFSDFFVSFPSSSRRIHCLSDKNFTIVAIPTFYEGYVPQIPSCTVKAQRVNVPVYWPLSSEGDASLIWDFPDCVECELSGGNCGFKDASTLEIGCFNLPSNAHGLPRSAKYGIIIGVGIPALLCIIGLGCYLCGRIRNYSRRHQSSADVTTTFAHTPSISISGLDGPTIESYPKTLLGDSRRLPKPNDNTCPICLCEYEPKETLRTIPECNHYFHADCIDEWLKMNATCPLCRNSPDMSSVATTPSSLLSASPSSLLSASSSTLSTGR; translated from the exons atggCCGTCTTaggtctcttcttctttcttttctttatcaAAATATCACATACCGTTCAACTCTGCGAGGATTCCTGCAGTCCTAGAGGCCCAGAGGTTCGATTCCCTTTCGGGCTTGACGGCCGTGGATGCAACTACCCAGGTTTCAATCTTTCCTGTAATGAAACAGGCCAAACAATCCTCAATCTCCCTCGCTCCGGAAACTTCATCGTCAAATCCATCGATTACCGAAATCAAGAGGTTCGGATTACAGACCCTGGACACTGCTTCGCACAGCgcctcctcaacaattttagccTGTCGGGATCATCTTTCGATACTGTCTCTTATAAAGCCTTCTCGTTCCTTAATTGCTCATCGAATTTCTCCGACTTCTTTGTGTCCTTCCCTTCTTCGTCAAGGAGGATTCACTGTCTTAGCGACAAAAACTTCACTATTGTGGCTATACCTACCTTTTATGAAGGATACGTACCGCAGATACCGTCGTGTACGGTGAAGGCGCAAAGGGTTAACGTTCCGGTCTATTGGCCTCTCTCTTCCGAAGGGGATGCCTCGTTGATATGGGATTTTCCGGATTGTGTAGAATGCGAACTGAGCGGTGGGAATTGTGGGTTCAAAGATGCTTCGACTCTTGAAATTGGATGCTTTAATCTACCAAGCAATGCCCATG GTCTCCCACGgagtgcaaaatatggtataataATAGGCGTTGGAATACCAGCACTTCTGTGCATAATTGGGTTGGGTTGTTACTTGTGTGGCAGAATCAGGAATTATAGCCGAAGACACCAGTCCAGCGCAGATGTCACCACCACCTTTGCGCACACACCAAGCATTTCGATAAGTGGACTGGACGGACCAACCATAGAATCATACCCAAAAACATTACTCGGCGACAGTCGACGATTGCCTAAGCCTAATGACAACACTTGCCCTATATGTTTATGTGAGTATGAGCCTAAGGAGACATTAAGGACCATACCTGAATGTAACCATTATTTCCACGCTGATTGCATCGAtgaatggcttaaaatgaatgcCACATGTCCTCTCTGTCGAAATTCACCGGACATGTCCTCTGTAGCTACTACGCCGTCTTCCTTATTGTCTGCTTCGCCTTCTTCATTATTGTCTGCTTCTTCATCTACACTATCTACAGGACGATAG
- the LOC110646839 gene encoding putative RING-H2 finger protein ATL21B, translated as MAILGLFFFLFFIKISHTLQLCEDSFSPVGPEVRFPFGLDGDGCNYPGFNLSCNERGQTILNLPRSGNFIVKYIDYQIQEVHIKDPGKCFAQRLLQNFSLWGSPFIAEFHRTFSFLNCSSNFSDFVSLPPSSRTIYCLSDDNFTIVAIPFHGYVPSIPSCTVKAKMVDVPVSWSRYYEEDSSLIWSSPDCRECEQNGGNCGFKDASTLEIGCFNLPSNTNGTFSIT; from the coding sequence atggCTATCTTaggtctcttcttctttcttttctttatcaAAATATCACACACCCTTCAACTCTGTGAGGATTCCTTCAGTCCTGTAGGCCCAGAGGTTCGATTCCCTTTCGGGCTTGACGGCGATGGATGCAACTATCCAGGTTTCAATCTTTCTTGTAATGAAAGAGGCCAAACAATTCTCAATCTTCCTCGCTCCGGTAACTTCATCGTCAAATACATCGATTACCAAATTCAAGAGGTTCACATTAAAGACCCTGGAAAGTGCTTCGCACAGCGCCTCCTCCAAAATTTTAGTCTCTGGGGATCACCCTTCATTGCTGAGTTCCATAGAACCTTCTCGTTTCTTAATTGCTCATCGAATTTCTCTGATTTTGTGTCCTTGCCTCCTTCCTCAAGGACGATTTACTGTCTTAGCGACGACAACTTCACTATTGTGGCCATACCCTTCCATGGATACGTACCGTCGATACCATCGTGCACGGTGAAGGCGAAAATGGTTGACGTTCCTGTTTCCTGGTCTCGCTATTACGAAGAGGATTCCTCGTTGATATGGAGTTCACCGGATTGTAGAGAATGCGAACAGAACGGTGGGAACTGTGGGTTCAAAGATGCTTCGACGCTTGAAATTGGATGCTTTAATCTACCAAGCAATACCAATGGTACGTTTTCAATCACTTGA